A region from the Cystobacter ferrugineus genome encodes:
- a CDS encoding M3 family metallopeptidase, whose protein sequence is MNSRPAVVLRLAACGLAAVLASSVGCAHSPSWKSGPPSLASTPVAPPEGSRPLAGSLEDFTRTCSTGLERARERIAHLKTLSPSREGPAVLEAYDEATAALGGCTSLAGLAREVHPQAAFRDAARECEQRADALQVSISQDRAVYDALSAVDLSQADAPTRYWMERTLLDFRRAGVDRDDPTRERIQALNKTILELGQTFNRNIAEDVRRVELEPRELAGLPEDFVRAHPPGANGRVVLTTNYPDYFPFMTYARDAKAREKLWRVYHQRAFPQNEQVLTQLIARRHELATLLGYASWAAYVTETKMTRTPQVAADFLARVAATSKARAKEEAERLLARKRRDEPAATRVEPWDHDYYEDQSRTERFGFDSQALRPYLEYARVKQGVMDITSRMWGITFEPVKDAAVWHPDVEAYDVTDHGERLGRVFLDMHPREDKYKHAAQFDVVTGQAGKRLPEGALVCNFPRPGELMTPDEVETFFHEFGHLLHHVFSGRQKWKGISGISTEWDFVETPSMLLQQWASQPAILQQFARHHQTGEPIPTALVEKLRAARESGKGLWTRRQLFLSAVSLEYYSLPPGFDTTQVLARLQEQYSPFRHEHREGAHFELAFGHLEGYSAAYYTYLWSLVIAKDLETEFQKQGYLDPATTMKYRRTVLEPGGSKPAAELVKDFLGRPHGFDAYRAYLDAS, encoded by the coding sequence ATGAATTCCAGGCCGGCGGTTGTCCTCAGACTCGCGGCATGTGGCCTCGCGGCCGTGCTCGCCTCATCCGTGGGATGTGCCCACTCCCCCTCGTGGAAGTCCGGGCCCCCCTCCCTCGCCTCCACTCCCGTGGCCCCGCCCGAGGGCTCCCGGCCCCTGGCCGGCTCGCTCGAGGACTTCACGCGGACCTGCTCCACCGGGCTCGAGCGGGCGCGCGAGCGGATCGCCCACCTCAAGACACTCTCGCCCTCGCGCGAGGGCCCCGCGGTGCTCGAGGCCTATGACGAGGCCACGGCGGCGCTCGGGGGCTGCACCAGCCTGGCCGGGCTCGCGCGCGAGGTCCATCCCCAGGCCGCCTTCCGCGACGCCGCGCGCGAGTGCGAGCAGCGGGCCGATGCCCTCCAGGTCTCCATCTCCCAGGACCGGGCCGTGTACGACGCCCTGAGCGCGGTGGACCTGTCCCAGGCGGATGCCCCCACGCGCTATTGGATGGAGCGCACGCTGCTCGACTTCCGCCGCGCCGGCGTGGACCGCGACGACCCCACGCGCGAGCGGATCCAGGCGCTCAACAAGACCATCCTCGAGCTCGGCCAGACGTTCAACCGGAACATCGCCGAGGACGTGCGCCGGGTGGAGCTGGAGCCACGGGAGCTGGCGGGCCTGCCCGAGGACTTCGTGCGCGCGCACCCGCCGGGAGCCAACGGCCGCGTGGTGCTCACCACCAACTACCCGGACTACTTCCCCTTCATGACGTACGCGCGCGACGCCAAGGCGCGCGAGAAGCTCTGGCGCGTCTACCACCAGCGCGCCTTTCCCCAGAACGAGCAGGTGCTCACCCAGCTCATCGCCCGGCGCCACGAGCTGGCCACGCTGCTCGGCTACGCCTCCTGGGCCGCCTACGTCACCGAGACCAAGATGACGCGCACCCCCCAGGTGGCCGCGGACTTCCTCGCCCGGGTGGCCGCCACGTCCAAGGCACGCGCGAAGGAGGAAGCGGAGCGGCTGCTCGCGCGCAAGCGGCGGGATGAGCCGGCGGCCACCCGCGTGGAGCCCTGGGACCACGACTACTACGAGGACCAGTCGCGCACGGAGCGCTTCGGCTTCGACTCCCAGGCCCTGCGGCCCTACCTCGAGTACGCACGCGTGAAGCAGGGGGTGATGGACATCACCTCGCGCATGTGGGGCATCACCTTCGAGCCCGTGAAGGACGCCGCCGTGTGGCATCCCGACGTGGAAGCCTATGACGTCACCGACCACGGCGAGCGGCTCGGCCGCGTCTTCCTCGACATGCACCCGCGCGAGGACAAATACAAACACGCCGCCCAGTTCGACGTCGTCACGGGCCAGGCCGGCAAACGCCTTCCCGAGGGCGCGCTCGTGTGCAACTTCCCGCGCCCCGGCGAGCTGATGACGCCAGACGAGGTGGAGACGTTCTTCCACGAGTTCGGCCACCTGCTGCATCACGTCTTCTCGGGCCGGCAGAAATGGAAGGGCATCAGCGGCATCTCCACCGAGTGGGATTTCGTGGAGACGCCCTCCATGCTCCTGCAGCAGTGGGCCAGCCAGCCCGCCATCCTCCAGCAGTTCGCCCGCCATCACCAGACAGGAGAGCCCATCCCCACCGCGCTCGTGGAGAAGCTCCGCGCGGCCCGGGAGTCCGGCAAGGGCCTGTGGACACGCCGGCAGCTCTTCCTGTCCGCGGTGTCGCTCGAGTACTACTCGCTGCCGCCTGGCTTCGACACCACCCAGGTGCTCGCGCGGCTGCAGGAGCAATACAGCCCCTTCCGCCACGAGCACCGCGAGGGAGCGCACTTCGAACTGGCCTTTGGCCACCTGGAGGGCTACTCGGCCGCGTACTACACGTATCTCTGGTCACTCGTCATCGCCAAGGACCTGGAGACCGAGTTCCAGAAGCAGGGCTACCTCGACCCGGCCACCACGATGAAGTACCGCCGCACGGTGCTCGAGCCCGGTGGCTCCAAGCCCGCCGCGGAGCTGGTGAAAGACTTCCTCGGCCGGCCCCACGGCTTCGACGCCTATCGCGCATATCTCGATGCGTCATGA
- a CDS encoding (2Fe-2S)-binding protein, producing the protein MSSSAGDPGAGRPPTASPSTHPITLRVNGARKQLDIAPWTTLLDLLRDTLDLTGTKKGCDHGQCGACTVLVNGKRINSCLSLAVTQDGAEVTTIEGLASGESLHPVQAAFIEKDAFQCGYCTPGQICSAVGLLREGRARSLDDIRELMSGNICRCGAYPNILAAIDQARRQGNGGQTP; encoded by the coding sequence ATGAGTTCCTCCGCTGGAGATCCGGGCGCCGGCCGGCCGCCCACGGCAAGCCCCTCCACCCACCCCATCACCCTCCGGGTCAACGGCGCGCGCAAGCAACTGGACATTGCCCCGTGGACCACCCTGCTCGATCTGCTGCGAGACACGCTCGACCTGACCGGCACCAAGAAGGGCTGTGACCACGGCCAGTGCGGCGCCTGCACCGTGCTCGTCAATGGCAAGCGCATCAACTCCTGCCTCTCGCTCGCCGTCACCCAGGACGGCGCGGAGGTCACCACCATCGAGGGGCTCGCCTCGGGCGAGTCGCTGCACCCCGTGCAGGCCGCCTTCATCGAGAAGGACGCCTTCCAGTGCGGCTACTGCACCCCGGGACAGATCTGCTCCGCGGTGGGGCTGCTGCGCGAGGGCCGCGCCCGGAGCCTGGACGACATCCGCGAACTCATGAGCGGCAACATCTGCCGCTGCGGCGCCTATCCCAACATCCTCGCCGCCATCGATCAGGCGAGACGCCAGGGCAACGGAGGCCAGACGCCATGA
- a CDS encoding terpene synthase family protein encodes MQQRTSKSAPGVALVQESCVEGPSLSLLRLPAALPCEPSLYAAAMERGTRRRVLALELLRHEPAQVRRFDASQFGLLTAHVYPRGTRERLELCNDWHVWLFLFDDEVDELVEVGQRPAYLKAYVDACLAVWRGGALRAEATPLERFTWDLRRRMGRLASEPWMERFVHDVEDYLYRGTLLAARHWTEGTVPDLESYIEQRALDSGVFTAENLVEFAEPGQELPEELFRLPLVQRLRLLCTRVVALTNDLFSFEKEVLWHRNPNNFIHVLRVNQGLGLREAILTAIDVINADTDAFVACEELLHASRLADPRLLGYVEGLKAWICGNVHWSLRTGRYSSPTSPFPELRRQASP; translated from the coding sequence ATGCAACAACGCACCAGCAAGTCCGCTCCTGGTGTAGCGCTCGTGCAGGAGTCCTGTGTGGAGGGGCCGAGTCTGTCGCTGCTGCGCCTGCCCGCGGCGTTGCCGTGCGAGCCGAGCCTGTACGCGGCGGCGATGGAGCGCGGCACGCGCAGGCGGGTGTTGGCGCTCGAGCTGCTGCGGCACGAGCCGGCGCAGGTGCGGCGCTTCGACGCGAGCCAGTTCGGCCTGCTCACGGCTCATGTCTATCCACGGGGCACCAGGGAGCGGCTGGAGCTGTGCAATGACTGGCACGTGTGGTTGTTCCTCTTCGACGACGAGGTCGACGAGCTGGTGGAGGTGGGCCAGCGGCCGGCGTACCTGAAGGCGTACGTGGACGCGTGCCTCGCGGTGTGGCGCGGCGGCGCGCTGAGGGCCGAGGCCACGCCGCTCGAGCGCTTCACGTGGGATTTGCGCCGGCGCATGGGCCGCCTGGCGAGCGAGCCGTGGATGGAGCGCTTCGTCCACGACGTGGAGGACTACCTCTACCGGGGCACGCTCCTGGCGGCGCGCCACTGGACGGAGGGCACGGTGCCGGACCTCGAGTCCTATATCGAGCAGCGTGCCCTGGACTCGGGGGTGTTCACGGCGGAGAACCTGGTGGAGTTCGCCGAGCCGGGACAGGAGCTGCCCGAGGAGCTGTTCCGCCTGCCGCTGGTGCAGCGGCTGCGGCTGCTGTGCACCCGGGTGGTGGCGTTGACCAATGATCTCTTCTCCTTCGAGAAGGAGGTCCTCTGGCACCGCAACCCGAACAACTTCATCCATGTCCTGCGGGTGAACCAGGGGCTGGGCCTGCGCGAGGCCATCCTCACGGCGATCGACGTCATCAACGCGGACACGGACGCGTTCGTCGCCTGCGAGGAGCTGCTCCATGCGTCCCGGTTGGCGGACCCTCGGCTTCTCGGGTACGTGGAGGGCCTGAAGGCGTGGATCTGCGGCAACGTGCACTGGTCGCTGAGGACAGGGCGCTACAGCTCGCCCACCTCGCCGTTTCCGGAGCTGCGCCGCCAGGCGTCCCCCTGA
- a CDS encoding SMI1/KNR4 family protein, with protein sequence MHEWLEGLQKSAVRTSAGVGQEDVQRAETEYGVPFPEELATLFRAFNGGEFQGDVTLFALHGPEGSPSVLEKTRLMVEGLPAAGLWRIGLKGAHRHLFTARKSALQEQAESPLPGWVESLSGDDWVYGTWDTEARELRLYRSLQSMLEVLVPPAEKEVEEFGDRTYARALSAVQGALSDLSVEYEAGESPKAEAEAEEEEGEEAEEEAAAEEEEGEEEAAEEAGGEEEAAEEEEAEEAEGEEEAAEEAEGEEEAAEEAEAEATEEEGAEEEAEPTGADESDEELQQPVVAAARRRMGKIQKETARERSAPVTPLREVEPKAPSKPSARREAARPVKKAAETKAPATKAPAKKGAAQKAAAKKAPAKKAAAKKGAAQKAPAKKAPAKKAAAKKAPASKAPAKKAAVKKGAAQKAPAKKAAAKKGAAQKAPAKKAAAKKGAAQKSAAKKAPAKKAAAKKSPSGRGRR encoded by the coding sequence ATGCACGAGTGGCTGGAGGGACTTCAGAAGTCGGCGGTACGGACGTCGGCGGGAGTGGGGCAGGAGGACGTCCAGCGGGCCGAGACCGAGTACGGGGTTCCCTTCCCCGAGGAACTCGCCACGCTGTTCCGCGCGTTCAACGGAGGGGAGTTCCAAGGGGACGTCACCCTCTTCGCGCTGCACGGCCCCGAGGGTTCTCCGAGCGTGCTGGAGAAGACGCGGCTGATGGTGGAGGGGCTGCCGGCCGCGGGGCTCTGGCGCATCGGCCTGAAGGGCGCTCACCGGCATCTGTTCACCGCGCGGAAATCGGCGCTGCAGGAGCAGGCCGAGAGCCCCCTGCCGGGCTGGGTGGAATCGTTGTCGGGAGACGACTGGGTCTATGGCACCTGGGACACCGAGGCGCGAGAGCTGCGGCTGTACCGCTCGCTCCAGTCCATGCTCGAGGTGCTCGTTCCTCCCGCGGAGAAGGAGGTGGAGGAGTTCGGAGACCGGACCTATGCCCGTGCCCTCTCCGCGGTGCAGGGCGCCTTGAGTGACCTCTCCGTGGAGTACGAGGCGGGCGAGTCGCCCAAGGCCGAGGCCGAGGCCGAGGAGGAAGAGGGCGAAGAGGCTGAGGAGGAAGCCGCGGCCGAAGAGGAAGAGGGCGAAGAAGAGGCGGCGGAAGAGGCCGGGGGCGAAGAGGAGGCGGCTGAAGAGGAAGAGGCTGAAGAGGCCGAGGGCGAAGAGGAGGCGGCTGAAGAGGCCGAGGGCGAAGAGGAGGCGGCTGAAGAGGCCGAGGCCGAAGCGACCGAGGAGGAGGGCGCCGAGGAGGAAGCCGAGCCCACCGGCGCGGACGAGTCCGACGAGGAGTTGCAGCAGCCCGTGGTGGCCGCCGCCAGGCGTCGCATGGGGAAGATCCAGAAGGAGACTGCTCGGGAACGCTCCGCGCCCGTGACGCCTCTTCGCGAGGTGGAGCCGAAGGCACCGTCCAAGCCGAGCGCCAGGCGCGAAGCGGCGCGTCCCGTGAAGAAAGCCGCTGAGACCAAGGCTCCGGCGACCAAGGCTCCGGCGAAGAAGGGGGCCGCCCAGAAGGCCGCCGCGAAGAAGGCCCCGGCGAAGAAGGCCGCCGCGAAGAAGGGGGCCGCCCAGAAGGCCCCAGCGAAGAAGGCCCCGGCGAAGAAGGCCGCCGCGAAGAAGGCTCCGGCGAGCAAGGCTCCAGCAAAGAAGGCCGCCGTGAAGAAGGGGGCCGCTCAGAAGGCTCCAGCGAAGAAGGCCGCCGCGAAGAAGGGGGCCGCTCAGAAGGCTCCGGCGAAGAAGGCCGCCGCGAAGAAGGGGGCTGCCCAGAAGTCCGCTGCGAAGAAGGCCCCGGCGAAGAAGGCCGCCGCGAAGAAGTCCCCGAGTGGGCGTGGCCGGCGCTGA
- a CDS encoding SanA/YdcF family protein: MRRARRWLKALLVLGLGAALGVAAASLYVEHRYLDRIVPQAQAPHAPVALVYGAGLAPGGVPSPVLAQRLDAALALYHGGKVEALLLSGDNSDRFHDETHAMAQYVRERGVPDSAVQEDTAGLSTYDSSVRARSIFGVRRALLVTQRFHLTRALYIANSVGIDAWGVAADEGSPRTRRYALRETLSRVLALGMVWAEAPPRYPSGQARPPSR; this comes from the coding sequence ATGCGCCGGGCACGCCGGTGGCTGAAGGCGTTGCTCGTCCTGGGGCTGGGTGCCGCCCTGGGCGTGGCCGCCGCCTCGCTGTACGTGGAACACCGGTACCTGGACCGTATCGTCCCCCAGGCCCAGGCCCCCCATGCCCCGGTGGCGCTCGTCTATGGGGCGGGGCTCGCGCCGGGCGGTGTCCCCTCGCCCGTGCTCGCCCAGCGGCTGGACGCCGCCCTGGCCCTCTACCATGGGGGCAAGGTGGAGGCGCTGCTGCTCAGCGGGGACAACTCGGACCGCTTCCATGACGAGACGCATGCCATGGCCCAGTACGTGCGCGAGAGGGGCGTGCCGGACTCCGCCGTCCAGGAAGACACCGCGGGCCTGTCCACCTACGACAGCTCCGTGCGCGCCCGGAGCATCTTCGGCGTGCGGCGGGCACTGCTCGTCACCCAGCGCTTCCACCTGACCCGGGCGCTCTACATCGCCAACTCGGTGGGCATCGACGCCTGGGGCGTGGCGGCGGACGAGGGCAGCCCCCGGACGCGCCGCTACGCCCTGCGCGAGACGCTCTCCCGGGTGCTGGCGCTCGGCATGGTGTGGGCGGAGGCGCCCCCCCGCTACCCCTCCGGACAGGCCCGGCCCCCCTCGCGCTGA
- the atpG gene encoding ATP synthase F1 subunit gamma, with protein sequence MASLRDIRKRIRSVKNTRQITKAMKMVAAAKLRKAQDAITAARPYAQMLDQIISDLVARSQGEELAHPLLSSRPERRVEVLLLTSDRGLAGGFNSNVIRRASRFLYEKGNGVEIELSTVGRKGNDFFRQRGQKMRKDFGHLSQKPEYAQAAQVAEEMSARFLRGEVDAVYVIYNEFLSAINQKVTVSQLLPLQTLAAGGATTAAEAPAATPALVDFKYEPGRQEVLDRLVPQAVAIKLYRSLLESIASEHGARMSAMENATSNATDMIASLSLTYNRTRQAVITNELMEIVSGAEALK encoded by the coding sequence ATGGCGTCCCTTCGCGACATCCGCAAGCGCATCCGCTCGGTGAAGAACACGCGGCAGATCACCAAGGCGATGAAGATGGTCGCCGCCGCCAAGCTCCGCAAGGCGCAGGACGCGATCACCGCGGCGCGCCCCTACGCGCAGATGCTCGATCAGATCATCTCCGACCTGGTGGCGCGCTCCCAGGGCGAGGAGCTGGCGCATCCGCTGCTCTCCTCGCGCCCCGAGCGCCGGGTGGAGGTGCTGCTGCTCACCTCGGATCGCGGCCTCGCCGGCGGCTTCAACTCCAACGTCATCCGGCGCGCCAGCCGCTTCCTGTACGAGAAGGGCAACGGCGTGGAGATCGAGCTCTCCACCGTGGGCCGCAAGGGCAACGACTTCTTCCGCCAGCGCGGCCAGAAGATGCGCAAGGACTTCGGCCACCTGTCCCAGAAGCCGGAGTACGCCCAGGCCGCCCAGGTCGCCGAGGAGATGAGCGCGCGCTTCCTCCGGGGCGAGGTGGATGCCGTCTACGTCATCTACAACGAGTTCCTCTCCGCCATTAACCAGAAGGTGACGGTCTCCCAGCTCCTGCCCCTGCAGACGCTGGCGGCCGGTGGCGCCACCACGGCCGCCGAGGCCCCCGCGGCCACGCCCGCCCTGGTGGACTTCAAGTACGAGCCGGGCCGCCAGGAGGTGTTGGATCGGCTGGTGCCCCAGGCCGTGGCGATCAAGCTCTACCGCTCGCTCCTGGAGAGCATCGCCAGCGAGCACGGCGCGCGCATGTCGGCGATGGAGAACGCCACGAGCAACGCCACCGACATGATCGCCAGCCTTTCGCTCACCTACAACCGCACCCGCCAGGCCGTCATCACCAACGAGCTGATGGAGATCGTGTCGGGCGCGGAGGCGTTGAAGTAG
- a CDS encoding thioredoxin family protein: MAHPVSYDATPQTFDALVLEPRDELVVVDFWGPGCPNCDIYAAAEPSLLAELEGARMRVVKVNAYEHEELARRFGLYGIPTFLLFRNGERIGKMSQYYGREYWLGVIRDHLPPA, encoded by the coding sequence ATGGCACATCCCGTGAGCTACGACGCGACGCCGCAGACCTTCGATGCCCTGGTGCTGGAGCCCCGGGACGAGCTGGTCGTGGTGGACTTCTGGGGGCCCGGCTGCCCCAACTGCGACATCTACGCCGCCGCCGAACCCTCGCTCCTGGCCGAGCTGGAGGGCGCGCGCATGCGCGTGGTCAAGGTGAACGCCTACGAGCACGAGGAGCTCGCGCGGCGCTTCGGCCTGTACGGCATCCCCACCTTCCTCCTGTTCCGCAACGGCGAGCGCATCGGGAAGATGAGCCAGTACTACGGGCGCGAGTACTGGCTCGGTGTCATCCGGGATCACCTGCCCCCGGCCTGA
- a CDS encoding CDP-alcohol phosphatidyltransferase family protein, which produces MRRRTSLVLLNTFSLCRLPLAAAFVLWEASLVRVGLVVAAALSDFLDGWIARRKHLESYWGALIDPLADRGFVMVALLTYVLEGRLSLAAFCVLVVRDVATGLGFLVARVVPRFRPVKFQARMLGKVVTTLQLGALLAVLVVPVLVPLLVAAVGLTALASVVDYTAAVLRSAARHAAKVEHLPESSRQRVA; this is translated from the coding sequence ATGCGTCGCCGGACGAGCCTCGTGCTCCTCAACACCTTCTCGCTGTGCCGCCTGCCGTTGGCCGCCGCCTTCGTGTTGTGGGAGGCCTCGCTCGTGCGCGTGGGGCTGGTGGTGGCCGCGGCCCTGTCGGACTTCCTGGATGGGTGGATCGCCCGGCGCAAGCACCTGGAGTCGTATTGGGGCGCGCTCATCGATCCGCTCGCGGACCGCGGTTTCGTGATGGTGGCGCTGCTGACGTACGTGCTGGAGGGGCGGCTGTCGCTGGCGGCCTTCTGTGTGCTCGTGGTGCGCGACGTGGCGACGGGGCTGGGTTTCCTCGTGGCCCGGGTGGTGCCCAGGTTCAGGCCGGTGAAGTTCCAGGCACGGATGCTGGGCAAGGTGGTGACGACGCTCCAGCTCGGGGCGCTGCTCGCCGTGCTGGTGGTGCCGGTGCTCGTCCCGCTGCTGGTGGCGGCGGTGGGCTTGACGGCGCTCGCCTCGGTGGTGGACTACACGGCGGCCGTGTTGCGGTCGGCGGCACGTCATGCCGCCAAGGTCGAACACCTGCCCGAGTCCTCGCGTCAGCGGGTGGCCTAG
- a CDS encoding FAD binding domain-containing protein, giving the protein MNRFSYERADTIAGAVSAASQTPSAWFIAGGTNLVDLLKANVVRPERLIGLSRLPLDTIEETKEGGLRIGALVTNADTAYHPQVERRYPLLAQAILAGASAQLRNMATTGGNLLQRTRCYYFYDPGTPCNKREPGSGCGARDGINRIHAILGTSDQCIATHPSDMCVALAALAATVHITGPRGERTLAFADFHRLPGDTPERDSNLEPGELITAVELPPQGFASHCTYLKVRDRQSYAFALVSVAAALDLDGGTIREARVALGGVAHKPWRVPSAEALLQGKPATPENFQPVADALLQDARGFGHNTFKIELARRTIVRALSRAAGLEHSP; this is encoded by the coding sequence ATGAACCGCTTCAGCTACGAACGGGCGGACACCATCGCCGGGGCCGTGAGCGCGGCGAGCCAGACGCCCTCGGCCTGGTTCATCGCCGGCGGGACCAACCTCGTGGACCTGCTCAAGGCCAACGTCGTGCGCCCCGAGCGGCTCATCGGCCTGTCCCGCCTGCCGCTCGACACCATCGAGGAGACGAAGGAGGGCGGCCTGCGCATCGGCGCGCTCGTGACCAACGCGGACACCGCCTACCACCCCCAGGTGGAGCGGCGCTATCCGCTGCTCGCCCAGGCCATCCTCGCGGGCGCCTCGGCGCAACTGCGCAACATGGCCACCACGGGCGGCAACCTCCTGCAGCGCACGCGTTGCTACTACTTCTACGACCCGGGCACGCCCTGCAACAAACGCGAGCCCGGCAGCGGCTGCGGCGCGCGTGACGGCATCAACCGCATCCACGCCATCCTCGGCACCAGTGACCAGTGCATCGCCACCCACCCCTCGGACATGTGCGTGGCGCTCGCGGCGCTCGCCGCCACCGTGCACATCACCGGGCCCCGGGGCGAGCGCACCCTCGCCTTCGCCGACTTCCACCGGCTGCCCGGTGACACACCCGAGCGCGACTCCAACCTCGAGCCCGGTGAACTCATCACCGCCGTGGAGCTGCCTCCCCAGGGCTTCGCCTCGCACTGCACCTACCTGAAGGTGCGCGACCGTCAGTCCTATGCCTTCGCCCTCGTGTCCGTCGCCGCCGCGCTCGACCTGGACGGCGGCACCATCCGCGAGGCCCGTGTGGCGCTCGGCGGCGTGGCGCACAAACCCTGGCGAGTCCCCAGCGCCGAGGCCTTGCTCCAGGGCAAGCCCGCCACGCCGGAGAACTTCCAGCCCGTGGCGGATGCGTTGCTCCAGGACGCGCGGGGCTTTGGTCACAACACCTTCAAGATCGAACTGGCCCGGCGCACCATCGTGCGCGCCCTCTCGCGGGCCGCCGGACTGGAGCACTCCCCATGA
- a CDS encoding AI-2E family transporter, with the protein MTQRPRSHSQVTPRTVWTVGLHSLAMLAVLWLLVMSWTVLSWALVAIFLALAANPLVSVLEKRGMRRGLAVMGVSLLGLGLLSALVMTLVPMLIDQGRGLAQAAPDFIARLRHHPWVERMDERYDLISQAAQELRGHISMAPGPLLGVVTDVLRHVLAGVTISVLTIFFLLFGSDLFNTALQWVEPSRREHYWRLGRRMNQAVGGYVAGSFLVALIGGIFTSVMTLLLGVPYFLPLGLAMAVLGLVPFVGSFLGGLLVAGTTAASVGGRQGLIALGLFLVYQQVEGNLLQPLVQRRTLKMNPLIIALVMLVGTGLAGLIGALLSLPIAGAIQVWLQDRLTRLNEQWRHQREEDGKSRLILPSSPPGPREDDLRPEPAPMNH; encoded by the coding sequence ATGACCCAGCGCCCCCGTTCCCACTCGCAGGTGACGCCTCGCACGGTGTGGACGGTGGGCCTGCACTCCCTGGCGATGCTCGCCGTGCTGTGGCTGCTGGTCATGAGCTGGACCGTGCTGTCCTGGGCCCTGGTGGCGATCTTCCTCGCGCTGGCGGCCAATCCCCTGGTGAGCGTGCTGGAGAAGAGGGGGATGCGCCGGGGCCTGGCGGTGATGGGGGTGAGCCTGCTCGGACTCGGTCTGCTGTCGGCGCTGGTGATGACGCTGGTGCCCATGCTCATCGACCAGGGGCGGGGCCTGGCACAAGCGGCTCCGGACTTCATCGCCCGGCTGCGCCACCACCCCTGGGTCGAGCGGATGGACGAACGCTACGATCTCATCTCCCAGGCGGCCCAGGAGCTTCGTGGCCATATCTCCATGGCCCCGGGGCCGCTGCTCGGCGTGGTGACGGACGTGCTGCGCCACGTGCTGGCCGGGGTGACGATCTCCGTCCTGACCATCTTCTTCCTGCTGTTCGGCTCCGACCTGTTCAACACCGCGCTCCAATGGGTGGAGCCCTCGCGGCGCGAGCACTACTGGCGCCTGGGACGGCGGATGAACCAGGCGGTGGGCGGCTACGTGGCCGGCTCGTTCCTCGTGGCCCTCATCGGAGGCATCTTCACGTCGGTGATGACCCTGCTGCTCGGCGTGCCCTACTTCCTGCCCCTGGGCCTGGCCATGGCGGTGCTGGGACTCGTCCCGTTCGTGGGCTCCTTCCTCGGAGGACTGCTGGTGGCCGGGACCACGGCCGCCTCGGTGGGTGGGCGTCAGGGACTCATCGCCCTGGGCCTCTTCCTCGTCTACCAGCAGGTGGAGGGCAACCTGCTCCAGCCGCTCGTCCAGCGCCGGACGCTCAAGATGAACCCCCTCATCATCGCCCTGGTGATGTTGGTGGGCACGGGCCTGGCGGGCCTCATCGGAGCCCTGCTGAGTCTGCCCATCGCGGGCGCGATCCAGGTGTGGTTGCAGGACCGGCTGACGCGGCTCAACGAGCAGTGGCGCCACCAGCGGGAGGAGGATGGCAAGAGCCGCCTCATCCTCCCCTCCTCTCCGCCAGGGCCTCGTGAAGACGACCTCCGTCCAGAGCCGGCTCCCATGAACCACTAG